The Candidatus Nealsonbacteria bacterium genomic interval GGTGCCAGTAGAAGAAAAGGAAAGAGACCTACAGTAAGAGGTTCGGCCATGAATCCAGTAGATCATCCCCATGGAGGAGGAGAAGGAAGAGCACCTATTGGATTAAAGTATGCTAAGACTCCCTGGGGTAAGCATGCTAGAGGAGTAAAGACAAGAAAGAGAAAAACAACAAACCATTTAATAATTAAGAGAAGGAAAAAGAAGAAACGATAAACATATGGCAAGAAGTCTTAAAAAAGGACCCTACATTGACCTTAAGTTAATGGAAAAGGTAAAAAAATTAAAACTAGGTGATGACACTATTGTAAAGACTTGGGCAAGAAGCTCAACCATTACTCCGGAAATGATAGGTTTTACCTTTGGTGTTCATAATGGAAAACAACACATACCTGTATTGATTACTGAGGACATGGTAGGTCACAAACTTGGAGAATTTTCTCCAACAACCAAATTTGTAAGACACGGAGGAAAGATGCAGAGAGATATAGAGAAGAAGAAATAATATAATTAATGAATAATGGAGGTTAAAGCAAAATTAAGACATCTAAGAATAGCCCCTAGAAAGGTTAGATTGGTTGTAGATATGATAAGAGGAGAAAAGGTTTCAGAAGCTAAGCTGATTTTACGTTTTACCGTCAACAGATCATCTCGACCAGTTCTTAAGCTTTTAAATTCTGCTATTGCCAATGCCAAGAATGACTTTAGTTTAGATGAAAGCAACCTATATATTTCAGAAATAAGAGTAGATGAAGGGCCAAAATTAAAAAGATGGATGCCAAGAGCTAGGGGAGTGGCTACTGAAATTCAGAAAAAGACCTCACATGTGATATTAACGTTAGATGAGATTAATAAGACAAAAAAGGTAGCTAAGAAAAAGAAAGCAGTCGCAAAGCCGGAAGTTTTAAAAGTTGATCAAATTAAGGAAAGTGCTCCAGAAAAGAAAAAGACAAGAAAAGATAGTTCACAAAAGATAACTGCTGAAAGAGGAGTATCTTCTAAAAAAATGTTTAGAAGAAAATCTATATAATAATTATGGCGCATAAAGTTCATCCAAAATCATATAGAATAAAAGAAACAAACGACTGGGATTCCAGGGGTTTTTATCAAAAGAAATCAACTAATTTTCTTAAAGAGGATTATGAAATTAGAGGTTTTTTAGGTAAAAGATTGGAAAGAATGGGAGTTGAAAAGATTGAAATTGAAAGATTTCCAAGAAAAGTTAATATTATTATATTGAGTTCTAGGCCAGGATTGATCATTGGAAGAGGAGGAGAAGAGATCATCAAGCTTAAAAAAGACATGTTTAGGATGATGAACAAGAAATTTGACAAAAAAGTAGCTGAAGAAGAGGTTAATATTGAAATAAAAGAGGTAAGAAATCCTTGGCTTTCAGCCAAGCTTTCTGCTGACTGGGCCGGTCAACAACTTGTAAGAAGAGTGCCTTATAAAAGAGTTTTAAGACAAATTGTAGAAAAAATAAATACCAATAAAGAAGTTTTAGGAGTTAGGGTTGAATTTGCTGGAAGGCTTGATGGAGTAGAAATTGCAAGAAGAGAATGGTCTCAGAAAGGCAGACTTCCACGTCAAACTATAAGAGCAGATATTGATTATGCTTCAGAAATGGCCAGATGTTCCTATGGAGCCATTGGTATTAAGGTTTGGATATATAAAGGAGAAAAATTTAACTAGAGATCTATGTCGTTAATGATGCCCAAAAAAGTAAAACACCGAAAGAGCTTTAAAGCTAAGAGTAAAGGTGTTTCAAGAAAAGGAAATGAACTGAACTTCGGGTCATACGGTTTAAAGAGTATGGGCACCAAATGGATTACTTCCAGACAACTTGAAGCTTCCAGAAGAGCAATTGTAAGATACCTAAGAAAAGGAGGAAAGCTTTGGATAAGAGTATTCCCAGATAGACCGGTTACCGCAAAAGGAAATGAGGTTCCGATGGGAGGAGGGAAAGGATCTGTTGACCATTATATTTTTCCTATTACCCCGGGACGCATTCTTTTTGAATTAGATGGTATAAAAGAAGAAGATATGAAAGAGGCTTTTAGAAAGGCATCTGATAAACTTCCGATCAAAACCAAAATCGTAAGCAGATAACATTATGAAGATCTTAGAGTTAACAAACAAAACAAGGCTAGAGTTAGAGGCATTGATCGTTAAGAAGCGAGAAGATATTAGAAAATTAAAGTTTAGACTTGATTCAAAAAAAGTTACTAATGTTAAATTGATGAAGGAGACTAGGAAAGATGTTGCGAGAATCCTAACCATTTTAAAAGATAAAGAATAAGACAAAAGTATGCCTAAAAGAAAATTACAAGGTATTGTTATTTCAGATAAGATGGATAAAACCGTTGTGGTTCAGGT includes:
- the rplV gene encoding 50S ribosomal protein L22, with the translated sequence MEVKAKLRHLRIAPRKVRLVVDMIRGEKVSEAKLILRFTVNRSSRPVLKLLNSAIANAKNDFSLDESNLYISEIRVDEGPKLKRWMPRARGVATEIQKKTSHVILTLDEINKTKKVAKKKKAVAKPEVLKVDQIKESAPEKKKTRKDSSQKITAERGVSSKKMFRRKSI
- the rpmC gene encoding 50S ribosomal protein L29; the protein is MKILELTNKTRLELEALIVKKREDIRKLKFRLDSKKVTNVKLMKETRKDVARILTILKDKE
- the rpsC gene encoding 30S ribosomal protein S3 — encoded protein: MAHKVHPKSYRIKETNDWDSRGFYQKKSTNFLKEDYEIRGFLGKRLERMGVEKIEIERFPRKVNIIILSSRPGLIIGRGGEEIIKLKKDMFRMMNKKFDKKVAEEEVNIEIKEVRNPWLSAKLSADWAGQQLVRRVPYKRVLRQIVEKINTNKEVLGVRVEFAGRLDGVEIARREWSQKGRLPRQTIRADIDYASEMARCSYGAIGIKVWIYKGEKFN
- the rplP gene encoding 50S ribosomal protein L16, encoding MSLMMPKKVKHRKSFKAKSKGVSRKGNELNFGSYGLKSMGTKWITSRQLEASRRAIVRYLRKGGKLWIRVFPDRPVTAKGNEVPMGGGKGSVDHYIFPITPGRILFELDGIKEEDMKEAFRKASDKLPIKTKIVSR
- the rpsS gene encoding 30S ribosomal protein S19, which gives rise to MARSLKKGPYIDLKLMEKVKKLKLGDDTIVKTWARSSTITPEMIGFTFGVHNGKQHIPVLITEDMVGHKLGEFSPTTKFVRHGGKMQRDIEKKK